The Microplitis mediator isolate UGA2020A chromosome 10, iyMicMedi2.1, whole genome shotgun sequence genomic sequence ggattcgaaccctACCTCAACATTGACAGAAATTTAAACCTTCCACTGCAAAGTTAGAATTTCTTACTTTTTCCTCTAGGTGTATAATCTACTGCAGCTAAATTTTATTGGTCTggttggatttttttcactaGCTCGGAGTGTCAATgcagacaaaaaaaatgtattttatacaattgtcaATAATATAATCAAGGAAATAAATTACTCGTCGATACTTTTGTTGTTCTTTCTATATGGCAACATTACTTggtcattaaaatatttaattacggtCTAAAAGTGTGTAGATTTacgttattattaattttaaaatcagatCTTGTATTGcgattatcatttattattatttctatatcaaaaatatgttattaCTTTGTACGATTACTGACTAAATAATCGTATTGTAAGATTAGATCAGTTCTGGCTATCAATTGTTacttcttttaattatttatttaattaattacgcagGATAGCttttaattgtcaattaaaattatttttttatgcccACATAAGTAGTTATATTATTGCAACActcaaaataatcaataataataattataaaataaaataaaacgtgcagttaaattatttatcagcaGCGTTaagtaacaattttttttttaaaaacataaatataataataattgttattattattaattatttaatgaataactttgcaaaataatatttaattatcaagatCATTTTTCTTTGacacgaaataattttttttttttttttcaatgcataAGCATATTCTGACAAACTATactgtcattaatttttgcgttaatcagcaaaatttcaataaattttaaatagctcaagtaacatttttttttatgtttatttttattttagataataataataaactgaaTAATAACGCATAAATGTCTTAAATAGGAAGACTAAtttctatgttttttttttttttaattatcgtaatATATCAAcctatgtatataattattttacatgtgcatctttaaatatctcaaataattgttattataagacattattattttaaatattttactgggAAAACTTACTGATATTTTAATGaagactaaaaatttttattttaattgtaatccctattaaattatttttaaaaaactttaaaattatttggcaagttaatttgatttaaattaaatatatttaaaaatttacggaAAAGTGGATGGAAAGTAAGAGACccacggagaaaaatgggcTTAAGAAATCtgcgaatttttattatgctgtcgagcAATTTTTAAACAGGAAGTTGAGttgccaaaaaattattatgcttcattaatattttttgtataaactAGGAATtatagtagaaaataaaaaattttgagggacacaataataattatagtgcagcataataattttttgaagacTCAACTTCCGGTTTAAaatttggtcgacagcataataaaaattcgtacaTTTTTTGTCTCTATTTTTCTCCCtgtagtacccgatcactgatatatttgtatatctatatttactgaaTACTGACGTACAGATACATGGAGTGAtagggtactagttccctgatcgggtactaggtcttttattttaagtgaGTTGcatcttttatataatttagtaaaatatattacacGTCTATTgaaacattaattaaattaattaggggaagctaattaataaaatatataagccggtgttaattttttaaagaaatgaaTCTGATAAAAGTAGTGAATATGAAGATAATAAGATGCACTATGTGTTGTAAATAAATGTGGGTCACACTGACAGGAGTAAGTAAACTCTCGACATGATTACAGaataaaatctataaatttatacaacTGTACACCACTGTTAACACTATCATCACACATCTATTATTTTAACGTACAAAAATTACCAAACTGTTAGAAATTTTGCTGTCTCTTTCTCTTGGTATCCATGGCATCGAGAATTGGCTGTCTCTTGGTCTGATACCTCCTCCTCAGCTCGTCGATCTCGCGTTCCATCTCTGCGTCGAGACTAGTCATCCGTTGCTGCAGCTCCTCGTACGAGAGGAACTTTAACTGCAGGATATGGTTGTTTAtctaatattcaatttttaaataataatgcctatttattttttaccgattattttttataaaatacttacgAAATCAAAATCACGTTCTGTAAATGCGTTTTGAAACTTGGGTATGTTATTGTGCGGTGGCTCGGGTATCGGGTgggaaatttgatttaattggAGCTGTAAGTGGCTCTGGAACCTCTGGGATTCCGTCGGAGTCGGTGGGTCCACTTTATTCTCAGCTTCTGTATTGTGTAAGACTTGACCATtgccctaaaaaattttaatatttaaatattgatcttCACTATTGAtcacaaatattaattatttatttactttaacgATTTCCGGAGCTTCTTTTTTGTCAAAGTGATCGAGAAATAGAGGCCGGTATTTTTTTCCAGACTCTACTGATCCTGTATTGTGCcctagagtaaaaaaattaaatatttaaatttatttataaataatatttattttaaataaattacttttcatTGTCGCTTCGTTATCGGTATCGCTATTGATGACCATAGTACCCAGATCAAGAATTGTCGACACCAGAGTCCCAGTATCTGGAAGATCACCAGGTACTAAAGTACCCGGGTCCTCTGGCAAAAGTTTCATTGTTCCGCTGCAATCTTCTTCATCCTAAtgagcaaaataattaaaataaaataaaataataaatttattgacatCAAAATTCATACCGAGTCATCAGCATTATTTTGTCCTTTGATAGCAACATTGTTTATAATATGAGTGCGATGTGCGCTCTGTTTCTCCCGAATTTCATGAGCATCCGCAATCATTTGGCTGAGAATATTCGGCTGTTTCGCAGCCCCAATAAACTCGTGATTCAGCAGCTCCGTTGCTGTCGCACGTTCTTCGGGATTTTTGACAAGACACACACTGACAAAGTCAATGAATTCCGGGCTCCACTGGTCGGGTTCTCTAAAACTTGGAGGTGGTTTCGTTGGTATCATAAATATCGCTCTCATCGGATGAATGTCACCATAAGGAGGTTTTCCTTCAGCCATCTCCAGTGCTGTTATTCCCAGAGACCAGATGTCCGCGACACAGTCGTACCCTATTTCTTGTATTACTTCCGGTGCCATCCAGAATGGAGTACCGATGACAGTATTTCGTTTTGCCATCGTATCCtgctcaaataaataaataaatgataataaaatcgactgatatatttaaataaatataattatcatacCGTAAGCTGACCAGCAACACCAAAGTCTGCTAATTTGGCATGACCTTCATTATTGAGCAAGATATTACCAGCCTTAATATCTCTATGTATTTTACGCCTTAAATGAAGATACTCAAGACCTTTGAGAGTATCACAGAGAATTGTTGCTATTTCATCTTCTTGGAGTGTTTTCTTTCGCAGCCTCATGATGTCACTGACTGAACCAGCACCGCAATACTCCATGacaatctaaatatatttatgtagacacagaaaatatttaatataagaatttaaaaatataaagagtaGATTTTTATCTGACGTAGAAAATATAGAACTGCCTtacattaaaataactttttattctatttaaattaaatatttttacccagAGATCTGTGTTTTTAAAGTAACTCCCATAGTATTTAACAACATATGGAGAATCGCATTGTTGCATTATggatatttcttttattatctCTTGCAAATCGGTATCCACTGGCACTTGTTTTATGGCAAGTACTTGTCCACTTTCTTTGTGCAGTGCTTTGTATACCGATCCATAAGATCTGCaagcaaataaaataaaaatttgaataattaaattgaataacaAATCATAcagttgttaaataaaataattaaatgacagTACCCTTCTCCAAGTTTGCAAATAATATCAAATACTTCCTCTGGCTGTCTGGTCAAACTCTCTTCGGACAATTTCTTAAGTTCGCTGTAACAAAACCGTCATCAGATCAGTaaagaaaatgaataataactttaacaaaaaaaacctaaaatttttaagcacAAAACGGTAAATAAAATCAaccataaaaaatctataaataaatattttcggaaaatctaaaaatgacaaactaaataaagccgacaataatataaatttgttaCCTCTTAGAAGacattttcgtatttttttacaatcactTATTCCTGAGTATATATCGgaatcttaataaaaaaacccaCCAGCatccacaaaattttttttatattatatatttacagctctcgttaaaaaaaattccagctccgtaattataaattcatttactaAATCATAGTACCcatacaaaattaattatttaaataataacttttatcataaattacatatttatttatttattaacaatgttttatttattattacaataataataatatatattatcaacAAAGTTAATATAACCAcgaaagtaaaatattaaaaaacatcaGCCATCGGTCCATTGTAGATGGCAGagttcatttatttcaatattgcCTACAATATGACATCCAGCTACAGTTTGATGCTTTGGAGCGGAGATTTAAACCTAAAGATCTGTTTCCATAAAGCAgctcgatttttaaaaaccattcAAACTgtgatcataatttttaaatttaattacagctAAAAATCCACCAGCTTCTTGTCacctgtcaaaaaaaaatattttacttattttcgcGCGGCAAATTTGAATCTCCCATAAATTAAACAGTTCGAAATGCgagggaatttaaaaaaacttgaattaaatcgAACATCGCAACATTGTGAATCGATATGAAGGGTGTCAGCTTATAGCTGTCGcgatgttgatgttgatgttgattTCTGTGTCAATGTTGGTGTCGGTTGTTTGTGTGGGTTTGAATTTTCCCTCTCTCCCAACTCGCGAAGCGGTTTAACCAACCAGTGAGTAAGAAGTTAAGTGAGTTTAAAGAGACGGAGAGAGAAGGAAGGAAGAAAGAGCAACAGGCCAACAACACGTTTCGCCTTGGAGAGGGCTCGGCTAGCTGGGCGACGTGTGTGCCTGTGCCTGGTGTAGAGTACCGACTTTTCCTCCGATCAGTTGTTGGATCAGTGGCTACTCGGTCTCGGTGGTGTGTCTTGGTGCTCAAGTGTTCGTATTCAGTGgtacatatttaatatatacatatagatattcatttttatatgaaGAAACGACCACTAGAAGAGTGTttctctttattattatttttattactcag encodes the following:
- the LOC130675424 gene encoding serine/threonine-protein kinase 3 isoform X1, whose product is MSSKSELKKLSEESLTRQPEEVFDIICKLGEGSYGSVYKALHKESGQVLAIKQVPVDTDLQEIIKEISIMQQCDSPYVVKYYGSYFKNTDLWVKIFNLNRIKSYFNIVMEYCGAGSVSDIMRLRKKTLQEDEIATILCDTLKGLEYLHLRRKIHRDIKAGNILLNNEGHAKLADFGVAGQLTDTMAKRNTVIGTPFWMAPEVIQEIGYDCVADIWSLGITALEMAEGKPPYGDIHPMRAIFMIPTKPPPSFREPDQWSPEFIDFVSVCLVKNPEERATATELLNHEFIGAAKQPNILSQMIADAHEIREKQSAHRTHIINNVAIKGQNNADDSDEEDCSGTMKLLPEDPGTLVPGDLPDTGTLVSTILDLGTMVINSDTDNEATMKRHNTGSVESGKKYRPLFLDHFDKKEAPEIVKGNGQVLHNTEAENKVDPPTPTESQRFQSHLQLQLNQISHPIPEPPHNNIPKFQNAFTERDFDFINNHILQLKFLSYEELQQRMTSLDAEMEREIDELRRRYQTKRQPILDAMDTKRKRQQNF
- the LOC130675424 gene encoding serine/threonine-protein kinase 3 isoform X2 — protein: MSSKSELKKLSEESLTRQPEEVFDIICKLGEGSYGSVYKALHKESGQVLAIKQVPVDTDLQEIIKEISIMQQCDSPYVVKYYGSYFKNTDLWVKIFNLNRIKSYFNIVMEYCGAGSVSDIMRLRKKTLQEDEIATILCDTLKGLEYLHLRRKIHRDIKAGNILLNNEGHAKLADFGVAGQLTDTMAKRNTVIGTPFWMAPEVIQEIGYDCVADIWSLGITALEMAEGKPPYGDIHPMRAIFMIPTKPPPSFREPDQWSPEFIDFVSVCLVKNPEERATATELLNHEFIGAAKQPNILSQMIADAHEIREKQSAHRTHIINNVAIKGQNNADDSDEEDCSGTMKLLPEDPGTLVPGDLPDTGTLVSTILDLGTMVINSDTDNEATMKRHNTGSVESGKKYRPLFLDHFDKKEAPEIVKGNGQVLHNTEAENKVDPPTPTESQRFQSHLQLQLNQISHPIPEPPHNNIPKFQNAFTERDFDFLKFLSYEELQQRMTSLDAEMEREIDELRRRYQTKRQPILDAMDTKRKRQQNF
- the LOC130675424 gene encoding serine/threonine-protein kinase 3 isoform X4, yielding MSSKSELKKLSEESLTRQPEEVFDIICKLGEGSYGSVYKALHKESGQVLAIKQVPVDTDLQEIIKEISIMQQCDSPYVVKYYGSYFKNTDLWIVMEYCGAGSVSDIMRLRKKTLQEDEIATILCDTLKGLEYLHLRRKIHRDIKAGNILLNNEGHAKLADFGVAGQLTDTMAKRNTVIGTPFWMAPEVIQEIGYDCVADIWSLGITALEMAEGKPPYGDIHPMRAIFMIPTKPPPSFREPDQWSPEFIDFVSVCLVKNPEERATATELLNHEFIGAAKQPNILSQMIADAHEIREKQSAHRTHIINNVAIKGQNNADDSDEEDCSGTMKLLPEDPGTLVPGDLPDTGTLVSTILDLGTMVINSDTDNEATMKRHNTGSVESGKKYRPLFLDHFDKKEAPEIVKGNGQVLHNTEAENKVDPPTPTESQRFQSHLQLQLNQISHPIPEPPHNNIPKFQNAFTERDFDFLKFLSYEELQQRMTSLDAEMEREIDELRRRYQTKRQPILDAMDTKRKRQQNF
- the LOC130675424 gene encoding serine/threonine-protein kinase 3 isoform X3, translated to MSSKSELKKLSEESLTRQPEEVFDIICKLGEGSYGSVYKALHKESGQVLAIKQVPVDTDLQEIIKEISIMQQCDSPYVVKYYGSYFKNTDLWIVMEYCGAGSVSDIMRLRKKTLQEDEIATILCDTLKGLEYLHLRRKIHRDIKAGNILLNNEGHAKLADFGVAGQLTDTMAKRNTVIGTPFWMAPEVIQEIGYDCVADIWSLGITALEMAEGKPPYGDIHPMRAIFMIPTKPPPSFREPDQWSPEFIDFVSVCLVKNPEERATATELLNHEFIGAAKQPNILSQMIADAHEIREKQSAHRTHIINNVAIKGQNNADDSDEEDCSGTMKLLPEDPGTLVPGDLPDTGTLVSTILDLGTMVINSDTDNEATMKRHNTGSVESGKKYRPLFLDHFDKKEAPEIVKGNGQVLHNTEAENKVDPPTPTESQRFQSHLQLQLNQISHPIPEPPHNNIPKFQNAFTERDFDFINNHILQLKFLSYEELQQRMTSLDAEMEREIDELRRRYQTKRQPILDAMDTKRKRQQNF